In a genomic window of Diorhabda carinulata isolate Delta chromosome 8, icDioCari1.1, whole genome shotgun sequence:
- the LOC130897006 gene encoding uncharacterized protein LOC130897006 — protein sequence MLKPGGQTFHIFLQPTPLDVVYCNLSKHPKWKKYEQESMLSPYFLQKNKQNGCKKDLVNAGFKDIEMRVEDFVYEFPYEEAWKENYIAVNGSYASIPPEEQEEYKKCFFQHIKEKVIINNNDDNRFPRVKYDVMVVCAKK from the exons ATGTTAAAACCGGGAGGTCAAACTTTCCACATATTTCTTCAACCTACACCTCTAGATGTAGTTTACtgtaatttatcaaaacatccgaaatggaaaaaatatgaacaagaATCTATGCTGTCACCGTACTTTCTACAGAAAAACAAACAGAATGGCTGCAAAAAAGATCTAGTTAACGCGGGATTTAAGGATATTGAAATGAGAGTGGAAGACTTCGTTTATGAGTTTCCGTATGAAGAAGCGTGGAAAG aaaactACATTGCAGTAAATGGATCGTACGCGTCTATCCCTCCTGAAGAGCAAGAAGAATAcaagaaatgttttttccaGCATATCAAGGAGAaagttataattaataataatgatgataatcGATTTCCAAGAGTGAAATATGATGTTATGGTTGTTTGTGCGAAAAAATGA